From the genome of Hallerella porci, one region includes:
- a CDS encoding ATP-binding cassette domain-containing protein, translating to MALLSVKNLLLRFSDPALLDHVSFDIQEGERVCLMGRNGEGKSTLLKILSGEMEANSGEIIRKNGLRTSRLIQEIPAHIAGTVRDIVIGETPERHTAGEDILGKTGIDPDAKYDSLSGGQKRRVLFAKAIAEEPDLLLLDEPTNHLDIPSIQWLEGILARVQCTVLFISHDRAFVRRLATRILELDRGRIRSWNFPYDEFVRHRDAALAEEEKANKLFDKRLAEEEVWIRKGIQARRTRNEGRVRALIQMRRERADRRNRTGNVKMQITEAERSGRLVVRAENISYSYEGRPLIQNFSTEISRGDRVGIVGENGCGKTTLLKILLGELTPQSGSVRLGSNLQIAYFDQMRTRLREDKSLIENIGDGQEYVVLNGQKRHVLSYLQDFLFTAQRARGPISALSGGERNRLLLACLFSHPSNVLVLDEPTNDLDMETLDLLADLLVEYNGTVITVSHDRDFLDNVATEILGFEGVGDIHENVGGYSDYAEAKKLRIKEAESVSANLKKETSEKRVKEKKKRSYKEEREYQALPDLIDKLEKEITELQTALGTEEVYTNATKLIEIQAQLAEKEKQLETAYERFEILDAY from the coding sequence ATGGCATTACTTTCCGTCAAAAATTTATTGCTTCGTTTTAGCGATCCCGCTTTACTCGATCATGTTTCCTTTGATATTCAAGAAGGTGAACGCGTTTGTTTGATGGGACGAAACGGCGAAGGCAAAAGTACGCTGCTCAAAATTCTCTCGGGCGAAATGGAAGCGAACTCGGGTGAAATTATTCGCAAAAATGGTTTAAGAACTTCGCGGTTAATTCAAGAAATTCCTGCGCACATTGCAGGAACTGTCCGCGATATTGTTATCGGCGAAACTCCAGAAAGACATACCGCAGGCGAAGATATTTTAGGAAAGACGGGAATTGATCCGGATGCAAAATATGATTCGCTTTCGGGCGGACAAAAACGCCGCGTTCTTTTTGCGAAGGCGATTGCCGAAGAACCGGATTTGCTTTTGCTCGATGAGCCGACGAATCACTTGGATATTCCGAGCATTCAATGGCTCGAAGGAATTCTCGCGCGGGTGCAATGCACGGTTCTTTTCATCAGTCACGACCGTGCTTTTGTGCGGCGCTTGGCGACTCGGATTTTGGAATTAGACCGTGGACGAATTCGTTCTTGGAATTTTCCTTACGATGAATTTGTGCGTCACCGCGACGCGGCACTTGCCGAAGAAGAAAAAGCGAATAAACTTTTTGACAAGCGTTTAGCCGAAGAAGAAGTTTGGATTCGCAAAGGAATTCAAGCCCGCAGAACGCGTAACGAAGGCCGCGTCCGCGCACTGATTCAAATGCGAAGAGAACGCGCTGACAGAAGAAATCGCACGGGAAATGTGAAAATGCAAATTACCGAAGCGGAACGCTCGGGGCGTCTTGTTGTCCGCGCAGAAAATATTTCGTATTCGTATGAAGGGCGTCCGCTAATTCAGAATTTTTCGACGGAAATTTCTCGTGGCGATCGTGTAGGAATTGTGGGCGAAAACGGCTGCGGCAAAACGACGCTTTTAAAAATTCTTCTCGGCGAACTCACGCCGCAAAGCGGAAGCGTGCGCTTGGGCTCGAATTTACAAATCGCCTATTTTGATCAAATGCGGACTCGTTTGCGCGAAGATAAATCGCTCATTGAAAATATCGGCGACGGGCAAGAATATGTCGTGCTCAATGGACAGAAACGCCACGTGCTCAGCTATTTGCAAGATTTTTTGTTTACCGCACAACGCGCCCGCGGACCGATCAGCGCACTTTCGGGCGGTGAACGCAATCGTTTGCTTCTCGCTTGTTTATTTTCGCATCCGTCGAATGTTCTCGTTCTCGATGAACCGACGAATGACTTGGACATGGAAACTTTGGATTTACTCGCGGACTTGCTTGTAGAATATAACGGCACCGTGATTACAGTAAGCCATGACCGCGATTTTTTGGATAACGTCGCCACCGAAATTTTAGGCTTTGAAGGAGTCGGCGATATTCACGAAAACGTGGGCGGTTATTCGGATTATGCCGAAGCAAAAAAATTGCGCATCAAAGAAGCGGAAAGTGTCTCGGCAAATTTGAAAAAAGAAACGTCCGAAAAACGGGTGAAAGAAAAAAAGAAACGCAGCTATAAAGAAGAGCGCGAATATCAAGCGCTCCCTGATTTAATCGATAAATTGGAAAAAGAAATTACCGAATTGCAAACGGCGCTTGGAACGGAAGAGGTTTATACGAATGCGACAAAACTCATCGAAATCCAAGCGCAATTAGCGGAAAAAGAAAAGCAATTAGAAACGGCTTACGAACGCTTTGAAATTTTGGACGCTTATTAA
- a CDS encoding 5-methyltetrahydropteroyltriglutamate--homocysteine S-methyltransferase: MSTIHAPFRADFVGSFLRPAELKEARANFASGKISAEDLKNVEDKLITELVKKQKAHGLHVITDGEFRRSYWHLDFFWGFNGIEHIELEHGYKFHGIETKKGSIQITGKISGTNHPFVNHYKFVKQFEEEGIIAKQTIPAPAQLWAELFRGDNGKNTNQFYPDKEVLIQDIAKAYHETILELYQAGCRTIQLDDCTWGMIIDKDYWKARGKTEFSIEDEAALYLRLNNLAIENLPEDLVINTHVCRGNYNSCFASQGAYDPVAPYLFAKENVNAFYLEYDDERSGSFDALKFVPKNKKVVLGLITSKSPKLEDRNEEIKRIHEASKFVTLDNLYLSPQCGFASCEIGNRLTEDEQWAKLDLVKSIADEVWG, from the coding sequence ATGTCCACAATTCACGCACCATTTAGAGCTGATTTCGTCGGAAGTTTCTTGCGTCCCGCAGAATTAAAAGAAGCAAGAGCCAATTTTGCAAGCGGAAAAATCTCTGCAGAAGATTTGAAAAATGTTGAAGACAAACTAATCACCGAACTGGTGAAAAAGCAAAAAGCGCACGGGCTTCATGTGATTACCGACGGTGAATTCCGCCGCAGTTATTGGCATTTGGATTTCTTCTGGGGATTCAACGGAATTGAACATATTGAACTTGAACACGGTTACAAATTCCACGGAATTGAAACCAAAAAAGGTTCCATTCAAATTACCGGAAAAATTTCAGGAACAAATCATCCGTTTGTCAATCACTATAAATTCGTCAAACAATTTGAAGAAGAAGGCATTATCGCAAAGCAGACAATTCCTGCGCCCGCGCAACTTTGGGCAGAACTTTTCCGCGGCGATAACGGAAAAAATACGAATCAATTTTACCCCGATAAAGAAGTCTTGATTCAAGATATTGCAAAAGCTTATCACGAAACGATTCTTGAACTTTATCAAGCGGGCTGCAGAACCATTCAACTTGACGACTGCACTTGGGGAATGATCATCGATAAAGATTATTGGAAAGCTCGCGGCAAAACGGAATTTTCCATTGAAGACGAAGCAGCTCTTTATCTGCGTTTGAATAATCTCGCAATCGAAAATTTGCCCGAAGATTTAGTCATCAACACGCATGTGTGCCGTGGCAATTACAATTCTTGCTTCGCTTCTCAAGGCGCTTATGACCCGGTTGCACCTTACTTATTTGCCAAAGAAAATGTGAACGCTTTTTATTTGGAATACGACGATGAACGTTCGGGTTCTTTTGATGCGCTCAAATTCGTGCCGAAAAATAAGAAAGTCGTTTTGGGTTTGATTACTTCGAAGTCGCCGAAATTAGAAGACAGAAACGAAGAGATTAAACGCATTCACGAAGCTTCAAAATTCGTTACTCTTGACAATCTTTATTTAAGCCCGCAATGCGGTTTCGCTTCTTGCGAAATCGGTAACCGCTTAACCGAAGACGAACAATGGGCAAAGCTTGATTTAGTCAAATCGATTGCCGACGAAGTCTGGGGATAA
- a CDS encoding Lrp/AsnC family transcriptional regulator translates to MENLDEIDRKILQLMQENAKLTTKELADKIKLSPTPTFERLKRLEREGFIDHYAAVLHPEKTGNGLIAFCNIRLKQHSRTIGLDFIQAVQKIPEVTECYNISGDYDFMIKIYVRDMPHYQEFVLMRLGEIKSIGSLHSIFVIGEIKNSHAIPV, encoded by the coding sequence ATGGAAAATTTAGATGAAATCGATAGAAAAATTCTTCAGCTGATGCAAGAAAACGCAAAGCTCACCACAAAAGAGTTAGCGGATAAAATCAAACTTTCTCCAACGCCTACATTTGAACGCTTGAAACGCTTAGAGCGCGAAGGTTTCATCGATCATTACGCCGCCGTTTTACATCCCGAGAAAACGGGAAATGGGCTCATCGCTTTTTGCAATATTCGTTTAAAGCAACACAGCAGAACGATTGGACTTGATTTTATTCAAGCGGTTCAAAAAATTCCCGAAGTGACGGAATGCTATAATATTTCGGGCGATTACGATTTTATGATTAAAATTTATGTGCGGGATATGCCGCATTATCAAGAATTTGTTTTAATGCGACTCGGAGAAATTAAAAGCATTGGAAGTTTGCATAGTATTTTTGTCATCGGAGAAATTAAAAATTCGCACGCAATTCCGGTTTGA
- the purM gene encoding phosphoribosylformylglycinamidine cyclo-ligase, which produces MNYADAGVSLSRADEAMVGVKKSVRSTFNPCVLGDVGNFGGLFTLKHLGFKDPVLVSSVDGVGTKLKVDIEMGSHTLPGQDIVNHCCNDILVQGARPLFFLDYVAMGSLEPQVMDSIVVGMAKACRENDMVLIGGETAEMPGFYAKGDYDISGTIVGVVERDNIIDGSRIHPGTKILGLPSTGLHTNGYSLARKALFEVAGYTPQSRVECLDKTIGEALTVPHRSYYKSLIDLTNAKKIDGLVHVTGSGFQGNIPRILPADVDVVIDRTSWEVPAIFKLIQQAGTVEKDEMYSTFNMGIGMLVFVDDKNLADVEAHLKAKNEPYYMVGEVVKGSKKVLFKD; this is translated from the coding sequence ATGAATTATGCAGACGCAGGTGTTTCCCTTTCTCGTGCAGACGAAGCCATGGTCGGCGTCAAAAAGTCTGTCCGTTCCACGTTTAATCCATGCGTCTTGGGTGACGTTGGTAACTTCGGCGGACTTTTTACTTTAAAGCATCTCGGCTTTAAGGATCCCGTGCTCGTCAGTTCTGTAGATGGTGTCGGTACAAAGCTCAAAGTCGATATCGAAATGGGCTCGCACACTCTCCCAGGCCAAGACATTGTGAACCACTGCTGCAACGACATTCTCGTGCAAGGTGCGCGTCCGCTCTTCTTCTTGGACTACGTTGCGATGGGCAGCTTGGAACCGCAAGTGATGGACAGTATCGTCGTCGGCATGGCAAAAGCTTGTCGCGAAAATGATATGGTTCTCATCGGCGGCGAAACAGCAGAAATGCCGGGCTTCTACGCAAAAGGCGATTACGATATTTCGGGAACAATCGTCGGCGTCGTCGAACGCGATAATATCATCGATGGTTCTCGCATTCATCCGGGCACAAAAATTCTCGGCCTTCCGTCAACCGGTCTTCACACCAACGGTTATTCTCTCGCTCGCAAGGCGCTCTTTGAAGTCGCCGGCTACACACCGCAATCGCGCGTCGAATGCCTTGACAAAACTATCGGCGAAGCGCTCACCGTTCCGCACCGCAGCTATTACAAGAGCCTCATCGATTTGACCAATGCGAAAAAAATCGACGGCCTTGTGCACGTTACCGGTTCGGGCTTCCAAGGAAACATTCCACGTATTCTCCCGGCTGATGTCGATGTCGTTATCGATCGCACTTCTTGGGAAGTTCCCGCAATCTTCAAGCTCATTCAGCAAGCGGGCACTGTGGAAAAAGACGAAATGTATTCCACATTCAATATGGGAATTGGCATGCTCGTCTTCGTCGACGACAAAAATCTCGCTGACGTAGAAGCGCATCTCAAAGCGAAAAATGAACCGTATTATATGGTCGGTGAAGTCGTGAAGGGATCGAAGAAAGTTCTCTTCAAAGACTAA
- a CDS encoding cyclic nucleotide-binding domain-containing protein, which translates to MTNRSSIGDWISASYEREVPFLQQIPRESADFFLLNSQIKEYEAGETIISGGQDGKTFCVLQSGRAQICGSFFPDGHYNVIAWLETGACFGEMSILCNEATSNTVIAAEDCTVLHLSREAFIKFLEKNPSIVVCLYKIAADRLRAKNQALDEFESLSLLASGRVLPFIDFAQTLEKSRITGTVLLECNGASGFIAFKDGRICCAKSGRLTGPDAFELMLSWGEDTLFKLDTHLMPDAVNINQQADTTSLILDALRNIDEKQLQQKKNQ; encoded by the coding sequence ATGACAAATCGTTCTAGCATCGGTGATTGGATCTCGGCATCTTACGAAAGAGAAGTCCCCTTCCTGCAGCAAATTCCGCGGGAATCCGCAGACTTTTTTTTGCTCAATTCACAGATCAAAGAATACGAAGCCGGCGAAACCATTATTTCGGGCGGACAAGACGGAAAAACTTTCTGCGTTTTGCAAAGCGGACGCGCTCAAATTTGCGGAAGCTTTTTCCCCGATGGACATTACAATGTCATCGCTTGGCTCGAAACCGGTGCGTGCTTTGGCGAAATGTCAATTCTCTGCAACGAAGCGACGAGCAATACCGTTATCGCCGCCGAAGATTGCACTGTGCTTCACCTTTCTCGTGAAGCGTTCATCAAATTTCTCGAAAAAAATCCGAGCATCGTCGTCTGCCTTTACAAAATCGCAGCCGATCGTCTCCGCGCAAAAAATCAAGCGCTCGATGAATTCGAAAGCCTCTCGCTTTTAGCGAGTGGACGCGTTCTTCCTTTTATCGATTTTGCGCAAACTTTGGAAAAGAGCCGCATCACGGGAACCGTTCTACTCGAATGCAACGGCGCTTCGGGATTTATCGCATTTAAAGACGGCAGAATTTGCTGTGCAAAAAGCGGGCGCCTTACCGGTCCCGACGCCTTTGAGCTCATGCTTTCTTGGGGCGAAGATACGCTCTTCAAATTGGATACGCATTTGATGCCCGATGCGGTGAATATCAATCAGCAAGCTGATACGACAAGTTTAATTCTGGATGCGCTTCGCAACATCGACGAAAAGCAGCTCCAGCAAAAGAAGAATCAATAA
- a CDS encoding ABC transporter substrate-binding protein produces MRKIFPLFAFFLCLFALNGCKENSPEKKIIPACEEKPALTLAYAQNFSVDSCGSFRILQVQNGKAAPVRWLLKDSLSPQEIPPNLSNYPQISIPAKRIVALSSTYLGFLSALQMEKNIVGIDTKKYIADSAFYAWADSVQINEVGEGAALSPEKIYALNADAIFAFSMGESIYDAYPKLAQLKMPVILTSEWIENSPLAKAEWLKFFGILTGKESRADSLFAAHEKSYREILQKINAMVKAKPIVFTGSAAAGTWYASTGKSFMAHLIQDAGGIYLWANDSSKETLSMPFEKAFSDVQKADIWLNAYGKNLQEILAGESRVKLFPVWKTGEIYGYNLRQGPAGGLDFYESAVVKPDSLLLDVAKILHPAYFQDEPSRWYRKLSNF; encoded by the coding sequence ATGAGAAAAATTTTCCCTTTATTCGCCTTTTTTCTTTGCCTTTTTGCGCTAAACGGCTGCAAAGAAAATTCTCCAGAAAAAAAAATCATCCCCGCCTGCGAAGAAAAGCCCGCGCTCACCCTCGCTTACGCTCAAAATTTTTCCGTCGATTCTTGCGGCAGTTTCCGCATTTTGCAAGTTCAAAACGGGAAAGCGGCGCCAGTGCGTTGGCTGCTTAAAGATTCGCTTTCGCCCCAAGAAATTCCGCCAAACCTTTCGAATTATCCGCAAATTTCTATTCCCGCAAAACGCATCGTCGCCCTTTCTTCCACTTACCTCGGATTTTTGTCTGCGCTACAAATGGAAAAAAATATCGTCGGCATCGATACGAAAAAATACATCGCAGATTCTGCATTTTATGCATGGGCAGATTCCGTACAAATTAACGAAGTCGGCGAAGGCGCAGCGCTTTCTCCCGAAAAAATTTATGCGCTTAACGCCGATGCGATTTTCGCATTCTCGATGGGCGAATCTATTTACGACGCTTATCCCAAACTCGCTCAATTAAAAATGCCCGTGATTTTAACTTCGGAATGGATTGAAAATAGTCCGCTCGCCAAAGCCGAATGGTTAAAATTCTTCGGCATTTTAACGGGCAAAGAATCCCGCGCAGATTCGCTTTTTGCAGCACACGAAAAAAGCTACAGAGAAATTTTGCAAAAAATCAATGCGATGGTAAAAGCAAAACCCATCGTCTTTACCGGTTCTGCAGCTGCGGGAACTTGGTATGCGTCCACTGGGAAAAGTTTTATGGCGCATTTAATTCAAGACGCTGGCGGCATTTACTTGTGGGCAAATGATTCGTCGAAAGAAACTCTTTCGATGCCTTTTGAAAAAGCATTTTCCGATGTGCAAAAAGCCGACATTTGGTTGAACGCTTACGGAAAAAATTTACAAGAAATTCTTGCGGGCGAAAGCCGCGTGAAACTTTTCCCCGTTTGGAAAACCGGCGAAATTTACGGCTATAATTTACGGCAAGGTCCTGCAGGCGGCCTCGATTTTTATGAAAGCGCAGTCGTCAAACCCGACTCTTTACTGCTCGATGTCGCAAAAATCCTACATCCGGCATATTTTCAAGATGAGCCGTCCAGATGGTATCGCAAACTTTCTAATTTTTAA
- a CDS encoding NYN domain-containing protein: MQQTQPLTRFKIGLFVDGFTLRKVNEYYRFQNPDCNGINLLGLKNWVAAQASRYFWPNRPLEMMSHYYHPYRNPELDNDYRHRNIMHFADEIVKAGFSVHFASLDYAHSLCPNMALKEDALLYAQYNQLDALVLVSTQGQFGGLPSTLLKQKIPTLLLGWNFKYTNKDRTIHWHTDQNLRHESTYYIPMERIMDKEKASRDVLAQDLFLLPRMQTKVYPAASADFPRGMSKLA; the protein is encoded by the coding sequence ATGCAACAAACACAACCTCTCACCCGTTTCAAAATCGGACTTTTCGTCGATGGTTTTACGCTAAGAAAAGTCAACGAATACTATCGATTCCAAAATCCCGATTGCAACGGCATCAATCTTCTCGGACTAAAAAATTGGGTCGCCGCCCAAGCGAGCCGCTATTTTTGGCCCAATCGTCCACTCGAAATGATGTCGCATTACTATCATCCTTATCGCAATCCCGAATTGGATAACGATTATCGACATCGCAACATTATGCATTTCGCCGATGAAATCGTCAAAGCGGGTTTTAGTGTTCACTTTGCGTCGCTGGATTACGCGCATTCGCTTTGCCCGAATATGGCGCTCAAAGAAGATGCGTTACTTTATGCGCAATACAATCAACTCGATGCTCTCGTTCTCGTTTCCACGCAAGGACAATTCGGCGGGCTTCCAAGCACACTTTTAAAACAAAAAATTCCCACATTGCTTTTAGGTTGGAATTTCAAATACACCAACAAAGATCGCACCATCCATTGGCACACCGATCAAAATCTACGCCACGAATCCACCTATTACATCCCGATGGAACGCATCATGGACAAAGAAAAAGCCAGCAGAGATGTGCTGGCTCAAGATTTGTTTTTGCTTCCGCGAATGCAGACTAAAGTTTATCCCGCAGCTTCCGCTGATTTTCCGAGAGGAATGTCCAAGTTAGCTTAG
- a CDS encoding lamin tail domain-containing protein encodes MKKILPLAVSAAMLSTFSMTACSESSSGKTRTVSIPAMAVTELMYHPADGYPEFVELTLSGTSLSSMSNVNLRLDGAVEFTFPDEALDKGEIIVVTEDSALFREKYPDYKGRLFQWDAGFKLSNSGDVLEVKLDGKGDFDARYDNNPPWPSLADGNGSSLVYMGENPAYAESWAASKIVNGNPGSTEDPYYATSSVRINEIMPYHSDETGSWIEFYNAGTSTTDISGWKVVRADAKDSVRYIPSGTTIAGGAYLSLHTLLTEDGNESSVSFVARGEAVYLREVQDGEVTGVESGMEYSAVPTGLSAGVIELSDGSTQQGTLLKPTEGARNSEIDLGPIYISEVFYNPLDGDVEFLEIVNKGDSTVTLHPMLNLSDKGWKIGGVGFEFGENHTLEPGEVAVLIPSSYTDTDGYTSVSITVDEFRKKWEGALADSVQVFQYTGKLSNRGEKISVENPLEIAKNLKDSLIVYYQVSDAILYSDNGLWPKEADGYGFSLNRVDYRISGYEPSNWEAKEPTPGK; translated from the coding sequence ATGAAAAAAATATTACCCTTGGCGGTTTCCGCCGCCATGCTCTCTACGTTTTCCATGACAGCCTGCTCCGAAAGCAGCAGTGGAAAAACGCGTACCGTTTCGATCCCGGCGATGGCCGTGACGGAACTCATGTATCATCCGGCGGACGGCTATCCGGAATTTGTGGAACTCACCCTTTCGGGAACATCCCTTTCCAGCATGTCCAACGTGAATTTGCGTTTGGACGGCGCTGTGGAATTTACGTTCCCCGATGAAGCACTCGACAAGGGTGAAATCATCGTGGTGACGGAAGACTCGGCGCTTTTCCGTGAAAAGTATCCGGATTACAAGGGGCGCCTGTTCCAGTGGGACGCCGGCTTTAAGCTTTCGAACTCGGGCGACGTGTTGGAAGTGAAGCTCGACGGTAAAGGCGACTTTGACGCCCGTTACGACAACAATCCTCCTTGGCCAAGTCTTGCCGATGGCAATGGGAGCTCTCTCGTTTACATGGGAGAAAATCCTGCCTATGCGGAATCCTGGGCGGCGAGCAAGATCGTGAACGGAAATCCGGGTTCGACCGAAGATCCTTATTATGCAACTTCCTCGGTGCGCATCAACGAAATCATGCCGTACCACAGCGACGAAACCGGCTCCTGGATAGAATTTTACAATGCGGGAACTTCGACAACGGACATCAGCGGATGGAAGGTTGTCCGTGCTGACGCAAAAGACAGCGTCCGTTACATTCCGAGCGGAACGACGATTGCGGGTGGCGCTTACCTTTCTTTGCACACGCTCCTGACGGAAGACGGTAACGAGTCAAGCGTTTCTTTTGTCGCCCGCGGTGAAGCGGTTTACCTGCGCGAAGTGCAGGATGGTGAAGTGACCGGTGTGGAATCGGGCATGGAATATTCCGCCGTCCCGACGGGGCTTTCTGCCGGCGTAATCGAACTTTCCGACGGGTCGACCCAGCAGGGAACTTTGCTGAAACCGACTGAAGGCGCTAGGAATTCCGAAATCGATCTCGGACCGATTTACATCAGCGAAGTCTTCTACAATCCGCTCGACGGCGACGTGGAATTCCTTGAAATCGTGAACAAGGGTGATTCGACGGTAACGCTCCACCCCATGCTCAACCTGAGCGACAAAGGCTGGAAAATCGGCGGTGTCGGCTTTGAATTTGGAGAGAACCATACGCTCGAACCAGGTGAAGTCGCAGTTCTTATCCCGTCTTCTTATACGGATACGGACGGTTACACGTCGGTGAGCATTACTGTAGACGAATTCCGCAAAAAGTGGGAAGGCGCGCTTGCCGATTCCGTTCAGGTTTTCCAGTACACGGGTAAGCTTTCGAACCGCGGCGAAAAAATTTCCGTTGAAAATCCTTTGGAAATCGCGAAGAACTTGAAAGATTCTCTCATCGTCTATTATCAAGTTTCCGATGCGATTCTCTATTCGGATAACGGTCTCTGGCCCAAAGAAGCCGATGGCTACGGATTTAGCTTAAACCGCGTCGATTATCGCATTTCAGGCTACGAGCCATCCAACTGGGAAGCCAAAGAGCCAACTCCCGGGAAATAA
- a CDS encoding polyphosphate polymerase domain-containing protein: MSEARGFSLLERFELKYHIPVSLADEIGEFLKPYCEEDYYSKITPGKFYWITNLYLDSPRWTFLGWKKAGLLDRFNMRVRTYGEHPADDGFFHFECKRKIGRVCYKSRGTIKGVNPSFVWEHPEEEWPCKTDQDRKYIREFLNKTWLHNAHPRLLTQYKRRAWFGTREEYSRVTIDMGMRFREENGFDYTVNPQEMWSTGIPRFFQKDCNAVLELKCPALQVPYWMLDLIRRFNLKHGAFSKFGNAAAEWKRVYEKPKDFRDARFPYLAGNFEDSKEIFA, encoded by the coding sequence ATGAGTGAAGCGCGCGGATTCAGCCTGCTCGAAAGATTCGAGCTCAAGTATCATATTCCAGTATCGCTCGCCGACGAGATAGGCGAGTTCTTGAAGCCGTACTGTGAAGAGGACTACTATTCCAAAATCACACCGGGTAAATTTTATTGGATTACGAATTTGTACCTGGATTCGCCGCGCTGGACTTTCCTCGGCTGGAAAAAGGCGGGGCTATTGGACCGCTTCAACATGCGCGTCCGCACGTATGGGGAACATCCGGCCGATGACGGCTTTTTTCACTTTGAATGCAAACGCAAAATCGGACGTGTCTGCTACAAGAGCCGTGGAACCATCAAAGGCGTAAATCCTTCCTTTGTCTGGGAACACCCGGAAGAGGAATGGCCGTGCAAAACGGACCAGGACCGCAAATACATCCGCGAATTCTTGAACAAGACGTGGCTGCACAATGCACATCCGAGACTGCTCACGCAGTACAAGCGTCGCGCCTGGTTCGGCACTCGCGAAGAATATTCCCGTGTGACGATCGATATGGGAATGCGCTTCCGCGAAGAAAACGGCTTCGATTATACCGTGAATCCGCAGGAAATGTGGTCTACGGGTATTCCGAGATTCTTCCAAAAGGACTGCAATGCTGTGCTTGAACTCAAATGTCCGGCTTTGCAGGTACCTTATTGGATGCTCGATTTGATTCGTCGTTTTAATTTAAAGCATGGCGCATTTTCTAAGTTCGGAAATGCAGCTGCCGAATGGAAACGCGTTTACGAAAAGCCGAAGGACTTCCGCGATGCGCGCTTCCCATATTTGGCAGGTAACTTTGAAGATTCGAAGGAGATCTTTGCATGA